One stretch of Prosthecobacter debontii DNA includes these proteins:
- a CDS encoding prolyl oligopeptidase family serine peptidase — protein MSCSLFAQPLPYPETRKDPEIVDDYHGTQVADPYRWLEDDNSEETKAWVKAQNEVTFGYLKKLPKRGEIRDRLEKLWNYERIGVPFEEGGRWFFNRNSGLQNQSVLYVTESLDAEPRILLDPNALSQDGTTSLTESAPSPNGKLLVYGLSKAGSDWQEFRVKDIDTGKDLPDVLEWIKFSGASWAKDNSGFYYSRYPQPKEGAALTEANKNQKVYFHKLGSPQNEDRLVYERPDQPDWGLHAYVTDDGAYLTFTVTEGTDPKKRIFYQSLTEPDAKVIELLNDFDAAYGFLDNVGSVFYFRTDLEAPRYRVIAIDVTKPERKHWKEVIPQTTDKLDGVTLVGEQILCEYLKDARSDMRAFDLNGQFIRQIELPGIGTVGGFGGRRKDIQTFYAFTSFTSPGAIYRYDIASGQSSLYRRPKVDFDGTAYETQQVFATSKDGTKVPMFIVHKKGLKLDGSNATLLYGYGGFNISLTPGFSIGRAVWLEMGGVFALANLRGGGEYGSEWHRAGTKLQKQNVFDDFIACAEFLQKEGYTSPSKLAIQGGSNGGLLVGACMTQRPELYGAALPAVGVMDMLRFHNFTIGWAWKSDYGSSEKADEFKALYAYSPLHNLKPRTRYPATLVTTADHDDRVVPAHSFKFAARLQECQAKDGPPVLIRIETSAGHGAGTALTKVIEETADEWAFLHHQLQMD, from the coding sequence GTGTCCTGCTCTCTTTTTGCTCAACCCCTGCCCTACCCTGAAACCCGCAAGGACCCCGAGATCGTGGATGACTACCACGGCACTCAAGTCGCCGATCCTTATCGTTGGCTGGAGGACGACAACAGCGAGGAGACCAAGGCTTGGGTGAAAGCGCAGAACGAAGTCACCTTCGGTTATCTGAAAAAGCTGCCCAAGCGTGGGGAAATCCGCGACCGACTGGAAAAGCTCTGGAACTACGAACGCATCGGCGTGCCGTTTGAGGAAGGCGGACGTTGGTTTTTCAATCGCAACTCGGGACTGCAAAACCAAAGCGTTCTGTATGTGACCGAATCCCTCGACGCAGAACCGCGCATCTTGTTAGACCCCAATGCGCTTTCCCAGGATGGCACCACTTCCTTGACAGAATCAGCCCCCAGCCCAAACGGCAAACTGCTGGTTTACGGCCTCTCCAAAGCCGGCAGCGACTGGCAGGAATTTCGCGTCAAGGACATCGATACAGGCAAGGACCTGCCCGACGTCCTGGAATGGATCAAGTTTAGCGGAGCCTCCTGGGCCAAAGATAACAGCGGCTTCTATTACAGCCGTTATCCCCAGCCGAAAGAAGGGGCTGCTCTCACTGAAGCCAATAAAAATCAGAAGGTTTACTTCCATAAGCTGGGTTCGCCCCAGAACGAAGATCGCCTGGTCTATGAACGTCCGGATCAGCCCGACTGGGGCCTGCATGCCTATGTGACGGATGATGGAGCTTATCTCACCTTCACCGTGACTGAGGGCACCGATCCCAAGAAGAGGATCTTTTACCAAAGCCTCACCGAACCGGATGCCAAGGTGATCGAACTGCTCAATGACTTCGATGCCGCCTACGGATTTTTGGACAACGTCGGTAGCGTTTTTTATTTCCGAACCGATCTGGAAGCCCCGCGCTATCGGGTCATCGCGATTGATGTGACCAAACCCGAACGGAAGCACTGGAAGGAAGTCATTCCCCAGACCACCGACAAGCTCGATGGCGTGACCCTCGTCGGTGAACAAATCCTCTGCGAGTATCTGAAGGACGCTCGTTCTGACATGCGAGCATTCGATCTGAACGGCCAGTTTATCCGCCAGATTGAATTACCCGGCATTGGGACTGTCGGAGGCTTTGGGGGGCGCCGGAAGGATATCCAGACCTTCTACGCCTTCACCAGTTTTACCTCCCCCGGGGCGATTTACCGTTATGACATCGCCAGTGGTCAAAGCAGTCTCTACCGCAGGCCGAAGGTGGACTTTGACGGTACTGCGTATGAGACGCAGCAGGTCTTCGCCACCAGTAAGGATGGCACCAAGGTACCCATGTTCATCGTCCACAAAAAAGGTCTCAAACTGGACGGCAGCAACGCCACCCTACTCTATGGATATGGCGGTTTTAACATTAGTCTGACCCCAGGGTTTTCCATCGGACGTGCCGTGTGGTTGGAAATGGGCGGCGTCTTCGCTCTTGCTAACCTCCGAGGGGGTGGCGAATACGGCTCAGAATGGCATCGAGCCGGCACCAAGTTGCAAAAACAGAACGTCTTCGATGACTTCATCGCTTGCGCCGAATTCCTGCAAAAAGAAGGTTATACTTCACCCTCAAAACTCGCCATCCAAGGCGGCAGTAATGGCGGTCTGCTCGTGGGTGCATGCATGACTCAGCGACCTGAGCTCTATGGAGCCGCTCTACCCGCCGTTGGCGTGATGGACATGCTGCGCTTCCACAACTTCACCATTGGTTGGGCTTGGAAGAGTGACTACGGCAGCAGTGAAAAGGCAGACGAATTCAAGGCTCTCTACGCCTACTCTCCGCTGCACAATCTCAAGCCCCGCACACGCTATCCTGCCACGTTGGTGACCACGGCTGATCATGATGACCGTGTCGTCCCAGCCCACAGCTTCAAGTTCGCCGCACGGCTCCAGGAATGCCAAGCCAAGGATGGACCTCCCGTGCTCATCCGCATCGAGACTAGCGCAGGCCATGGAGCTGGAACTGCTTTGACCAAGGTGATCGAAGAGACCGCTGACGAATGGGCATTTCTTCATCACCAGCTGCAAATGGACTGA
- a CDS encoding TonB-dependent receptor family protein produces MKFSFSSLVLAALWLPCLPLSAQQNADPNTLPEVVVTAQAQRESLTSPRVETVKEQLSKIPGGVAIIDAEDYKRGRATTLKDALDFAPGVFIQPRFGAEEARLSIRGSGIQRTFHGRGIKLMQDGAPLNLADGGFDMQAVEPLSARYIEVFRGSNALQYGSTTLGGAINFVSMTGYDASPLQLRFEAGSWDTFRAQISSGGVFGNADYYASFTHSSTDGFRDWSRQSNQRFFANFGYKLSDDVETRFYVTYVHTDSQLPGSLTKDQLESNPQQANAGSLAGKQKRDFDLFRIANKTTFTDGDQKLTVSSFWSWKDLDHPIFQVIDQLSNDFGVDVRYDSLADLAGHRNQFTLGLGATYGITQDNRFQNIAGERGLRTAENEQTSTNLDLYIQNSFYMTDTLALVIGAQGSYAKRDFEEEKIFGANNSADEDYWGFSPKLGLLWEVTPKAQVFFNASRSFEPPSFGELTAVGAAPGLVELDAQRGTTIELGTRGSTERVRWDLVWYYSWLDNELLSLGIPGVSPTQTVNAGRTIHHGVEAMVDVDLLRGIVSPWQEATVASGKQLGQDAIRGDRLFLRQVYLFNDFRFDGDGEFGTNELPGVPRHYYRAELIYEHPCGFYAGPNVEWVPQGYAVDMDSTLEADGYALLGFKIGYRTPKGLSFFIEGKNLTDETYAATTGVLKTAAANSAVFMPGDGRAVYAGIEWKW; encoded by the coding sequence ATGAAATTCTCTTTTTCGTCCCTCGTTCTCGCGGCCCTTTGGCTGCCCTGTCTTCCTCTATCTGCTCAGCAAAACGCCGATCCTAACACCTTGCCTGAAGTTGTGGTTACGGCTCAAGCTCAACGTGAATCCCTCACCTCTCCCCGTGTAGAAACCGTTAAAGAACAGCTCAGTAAAATCCCTGGCGGGGTCGCCATAATCGATGCCGAAGATTACAAACGCGGTCGTGCCACAACCCTCAAAGATGCGCTGGATTTCGCTCCAGGGGTCTTCATTCAGCCGCGCTTCGGAGCGGAAGAAGCAAGGCTTTCCATCCGTGGCTCCGGCATCCAACGCACCTTCCACGGACGGGGCATCAAGCTCATGCAAGACGGGGCTCCGCTGAACCTGGCCGATGGTGGTTTTGACATGCAGGCCGTGGAACCACTCTCGGCTCGCTACATTGAGGTGTTCCGTGGTTCCAATGCCTTGCAGTATGGCTCCACCACCTTGGGTGGTGCGATCAACTTCGTCTCAATGACGGGTTACGATGCATCCCCCTTGCAGCTGCGATTTGAAGCCGGTTCATGGGATACCTTCCGTGCTCAAATCAGCTCAGGCGGTGTCTTTGGAAACGCGGATTATTATGCCAGCTTCACTCACTCCTCCACGGATGGATTTCGCGACTGGAGCCGCCAAAGCAATCAGCGCTTCTTCGCCAACTTCGGTTACAAGCTGAGCGATGACGTCGAGACCCGTTTTTATGTCACCTACGTTCACACGGATTCACAGCTCCCGGGAAGCCTAACTAAAGATCAACTCGAAAGCAATCCACAGCAGGCTAACGCAGGCAGTTTAGCCGGGAAGCAAAAGCGTGACTTCGATCTCTTCCGCATCGCCAACAAAACCACTTTCACCGATGGTGATCAGAAGCTGACTGTCAGCAGCTTCTGGTCTTGGAAAGATCTCGATCACCCCATCTTCCAAGTGATCGACCAGCTCTCCAATGACTTCGGTGTCGATGTCCGCTACGACTCGCTGGCTGACCTGGCAGGGCATCGCAACCAATTCACACTTGGTTTGGGAGCCACTTATGGCATCACGCAGGACAACCGCTTCCAAAACATTGCGGGTGAACGCGGGCTGCGCACGGCAGAAAACGAGCAGACCTCGACCAATCTGGACCTCTACATCCAGAACAGCTTTTACATGACCGACACGCTGGCTCTGGTCATTGGGGCACAAGGCAGCTATGCCAAACGTGACTTTGAAGAAGAGAAAATCTTCGGAGCCAACAACAGCGCCGATGAAGATTATTGGGGGTTCAGTCCGAAGCTGGGCCTGCTCTGGGAAGTCACGCCCAAAGCGCAAGTGTTCTTCAATGCTAGCCGTAGCTTTGAGCCACCTTCATTCGGTGAACTGACCGCTGTCGGTGCAGCCCCAGGACTCGTCGAATTGGACGCTCAGCGTGGCACAACCATCGAACTCGGTACCCGTGGGTCCACCGAACGCGTGCGCTGGGATCTGGTCTGGTATTACTCCTGGTTGGATAACGAGCTTCTCTCCCTGGGCATCCCGGGAGTCAGCCCGACACAGACGGTCAACGCAGGTCGCACCATCCATCACGGCGTCGAGGCCATGGTCGATGTCGATCTCCTACGCGGCATCGTTTCGCCTTGGCAGGAAGCAACGGTAGCCAGCGGTAAACAACTTGGCCAAGATGCCATCCGAGGGGATCGCTTGTTCCTGCGTCAGGTCTATCTCTTCAACGACTTCCGCTTTGATGGCGATGGTGAATTTGGCACCAACGAACTTCCTGGGGTGCCTCGCCACTACTACCGGGCTGAACTCATCTATGAACATCCTTGCGGCTTCTATGCTGGCCCGAACGTCGAATGGGTTCCTCAGGGGTATGCAGTGGACATGGACTCCACGCTGGAGGCCGATGGCTATGCTCTGCTCGGCTTTAAAATCGGCTACCGCACTCCCAAAGGCCTTTCCTTCTTCATCGAAGGCAAAAACCTAACCGACGAAACCTACGCCGCCACCACGGGTGTGCTGAAAACCGCAGCAGCCAATAGCGCTGTCTTCATGCCTGGAGATGGCCGTGCCGTCTATGCAGGCATTGAATGGAAGTGGTAA
- a CDS encoding PepSY domain-containing protein — MNKNFIRKAHRWLGLLFSLTILMSAGSGVIHNVMTRTQAPPPTARPSGEGLDVSLIQISVAEATAKLPEASQGVSAVNVRSIGGEPWYQIYVNGTRGAQYVSARDGRVDAAQDERYASEIASTFLGGAKARKTDFLTAFNNEYINIFRILPVYRFDLDDEKYTRVYVSTVTGSVTRHTDNQRQFEATIFTNFHKFGFIPNKDLRDLVLTTLTFATCVVAILGIFLFFLTRPKRR; from the coding sequence ATGAACAAAAATTTCATTCGCAAAGCGCACCGATGGCTGGGCCTCCTCTTCAGCTTAACCATCCTCATGTCCGCCGGCAGTGGCGTGATTCATAACGTCATGACCCGGACGCAGGCTCCTCCACCGACAGCCCGCCCGAGTGGTGAAGGATTGGATGTCTCGCTCATTCAAATCAGCGTCGCTGAAGCCACTGCCAAACTGCCTGAAGCAAGCCAAGGAGTATCCGCTGTGAACGTCCGCAGCATTGGCGGGGAGCCCTGGTATCAGATCTATGTGAATGGTACACGCGGAGCCCAGTATGTCAGCGCCAGAGACGGACGGGTGGACGCCGCTCAAGATGAACGCTACGCCTCAGAAATCGCCAGCACCTTTCTCGGCGGAGCTAAGGCCCGAAAAACCGACTTCCTCACGGCGTTTAACAATGAGTACATCAACATTTTCCGCATCCTCCCGGTTTATCGCTTCGATCTGGATGATGAAAAGTACACGCGTGTTTATGTCTCCACCGTGACAGGCAGTGTCACCCGACATACGGATAATCAGCGTCAGTTTGAAGCCACCATCTTCACGAACTTCCACAAATTCGGTTTCATCCCGAACAAAGACCTCCGAGATCTGGTGCTGACGACGCTGACCTTTGCCACCTGCGTGGTCGCGATTCTGGGAATATTTCTCTTCTTTTTAACCCGCCCCAAACGGCGTTAA
- a CDS encoding glycine zipper domain-containing protein, with translation MKTQLRPLATLGAVGLALTFASCVSPYAGPNERDGAVIGAVGGGALGAMIGSHSGRPLEGAAIGGALGALAGSSIGASQDQRYGYGYGYSRPVYYRSGPRYGYSRYGYPSRYYGYRPYRSGFHASSYRYGPGYGYGYRPYYW, from the coding sequence ATGAAAACTCAACTTCGTCCTCTAGCTACTCTGGGTGCCGTAGGCCTTGCTCTCACCTTTGCTTCCTGTGTTAGCCCCTATGCTGGCCCGAATGAGCGTGATGGTGCGGTGATCGGCGCTGTCGGTGGTGGTGCTTTGGGAGCGATGATTGGTAGCCACAGTGGTCGTCCACTGGAAGGCGCAGCCATCGGTGGGGCCCTCGGAGCCTTGGCAGGCTCCTCCATCGGTGCGAGCCAGGATCAGCGCTATGGGTATGGCTACGGTTACAGTCGTCCCGTCTATTACCGCAGCGGCCCGCGCTACGGCTACAGCCGCTACGGGTATCCATCGCGGTATTATGGTTACCGGCCCTATCGCAGCGGCTTCCACGCCAGCAGCTACCGCTATGGTCCCGGTTACGGGTATGGCTACCGACCCTATTATTGGTGA